One region of Phragmites australis chromosome 18, lpPhrAust1.1, whole genome shotgun sequence genomic DNA includes:
- the LOC133899731 gene encoding uncharacterized protein LOC133899731 translates to MPGAIVACFRCAAPSSAAAGPSLATSVYETHLGLVALSWTRTSLGLSLRAVLRLSSSSLPPSSTPASCSSAGGYLDDDPDEETLAFRVNPWLLWRRRGSRRFRAGDRRIDLAWDLSRARFPGSGSPEPSSGFFVAVVIDGEMVLAAGDLPDAAYRRTHAQHPPGGAHPVLLSRREHVSLRDAGPGRGRSHTTWVTVRGKEREISVDLVARGRGRDRAAGREKEKDRADVGMSLSVDGQRVLHVRRLRWKFRGSERIDLGGGDRVQVSWDLHNWLFAPREPPPADASTHARAHAVFIFRVELGGGGSGEEREADLGKDPSSDKAARRSTGVWGGYLARWGQRDWSETGSSGDRKKGRGRRLAKGSSSSSASLASSAASWASGSTVMDWASPEEAEMQRCDGYSLLIYAWKS, encoded by the coding sequence ATGCCCGGCGCGATCGTTGCGTGCTTCCGCTGCGCCGCGCCGTCCTCGGCCGCGGCTGGGCCCAGCCTCGCGACCTCCGTCTACGAGACCCACCTCGGCCTCGTCGCGCTCTCCTGGACCCGCACCTCGCTCGGCCTCTCCCTCCGCGCCGTCCTCCGCCTCTCGTCGTCGTCCCTGCCCCCCTCGTCCACGCCCGCCTCCTGCTCCTCGGCCGGCGGCTACCTTGATGACGACCCCGACGAGGAGACCCTCGCCTTCCGCGTCAACCCCTGGCTCctctggcggcggcgcgggtCCAGGCGATTCCGCGCTGGCGACCGCCGCATCGACCTGGCATGGGACCTCTCCCGCGCGCGCTTCCCGGGCTCCGGGTCCCCGGAGCCCTCCTCAGGGTTCTTCGTCGCCGTCGTCATCGACGGCGAGATGGTCCTCGCCGCCGGGGATCTCCCCGACGCGGCCTACCGGAGGACCCACGCCCAGCACCCGCCCGGAGGCGCGCACCCCGTCCTCCTCTCCCGGCGGGAGCACGTCTCCCTGCGCGACGCAGGCCCCGGCCGCGGCCGCAGCCACACGACCTGGGTGACCGTCCGGGGCAAGGAGCGGGAGATCTCCGTGGATCTCGTGGCCCGCGGCCGCGGCAGGGACAGGGCCGCCGgcagggagaaggagaaggaccGGGCGGACGTCGGCATGTCGCTCTCCGTCGACGGCCAACGCGTGCTCCACGTGCGGCGGCTGCGCTGGAAGTTCCGAGGCAGCGAGCGGAtcgacctcggcggcggcgaccgcgTCCAGGTCTCCTGGGACCTCCACAATTGGCTCTTCGCCCCGCGCGAGCCGCCTCCCGCGGACGCCTCGACGCACGCGCGTGCCCACGCGGTGTTCATCTTCCGGGTCGAgctcggcggcggtggcagcggcgAGGAGCGCGAGGCTGATTTGGGGAAGGACCCCTCGTCCGATAAGGCCGCGAGAAGGAGCACGGGCGTCTGGGGAGGCTACCTCGCGCGGTGGGGGCAACGGGACTGGAGCGAGACGGGCAGCAGCGGGGACAGGAAGAAGGGCAGAGGGAGGAGGCTGGCGAAGGGGAGCTCGTCCTCGTCGGCGTCCTTGGCATCCTCGGCGGCGTCGTGGGCAAGCGGCTCGACGGTGATGGACTGGGCCAGCCCCGAGGAGGCCGAGATGCAGCGCTGCGACGGCTACTCGCTGCTGATCTACGCCTGGAAGAGCTAG